GCGGGTAGGGCCTTCTGCTTTTGGATCGCTTCCACCTAAGAGAGCCATTCTTTCTGCGGATTTTTCCCGAATCAATGCACGCAATCCCTCTTGCACGAGACGTGTC
This window of the Leptospira hartskeerlii genome carries:
- a CDS encoding type II toxin-antitoxin system VapB family antitoxin; the encoded protein is MIAVKTTLYIPDELISSAQDYTGILEKTRLVQEGLRALIREKSAERMALLGGSDPKAEGPTRKKISK